Proteins encoded within one genomic window of Nonomuraea gerenzanensis:
- a CDS encoding transglycosylase domain-containing protein, with translation MSRRGTNIMRLAAAGAAAGLVVAAIAVPAVGGAGLGFVTAAGEVNLKPLDLAEPPPAEVTIVRDAKGGELARFYEEYREVVGFDEISETMKTAIVAIEDFRFYEHGAIDIEGTLRALATNLQSGRVSQGGSSITQQYVKQVLLNSADTQAERNAAVEASYARKLNELRYAMGIEEKYTKDEILAKYLNIAYFGASAYGVEAAARRFFGVSAADLTLPQAATLAGAVQDPNATDPNLGKQQRRRLLDRRDVVLDRMAELGKITAAEAAEAKATKLGYKGTRIPGGCESSKHPYFCLYVRHEILGNPDFGRTAEARLAMLNRGGLTITTSLDPAMQAAADRAIKRYVHPSDAPVAAQALVEPGTGEIKAMAASRRYGTNAARNEISYNVVANTEHGGGIGFQPGSTFKTFTLITALRQGMKLGDGIAAGAGYRAPAYSTFKTCKGQNVGDPTHTVTNDEGSPGWKTLRTGTWDSVNTFFMELEERVGLCETVQTAKSLGIRRADGKKLQEYETFTLGINESDPVTVATAYAAIAARGRYCAPLAITRITDRDGRTTRYRQKCHQSLDPAIADATAEVLSGVFTEGTMSGVGGLDRDAAGKTGTTDDYASAWFAGFTPDLASAVSLGDPRGSQQHKLTGVTIGGRYYGAVQGASIPGPIWRDTMASALRGVPATPFTAIDEGRFEGCSVSCRPAEGPPKEDEATPEVTLSPESPESPDYPESPQFPEDILE, from the coding sequence ATGTCGCGTCGGGGGACGAACATCATGCGCCTGGCCGCCGCGGGCGCGGCGGCGGGGCTGGTGGTGGCCGCGATCGCGGTCCCGGCGGTGGGGGGCGCCGGGCTCGGCTTCGTGACGGCGGCGGGTGAGGTGAACCTCAAGCCGCTCGACCTGGCCGAGCCGCCACCGGCGGAGGTCACGATCGTGCGCGACGCCAAGGGCGGCGAGCTGGCCCGCTTCTACGAGGAGTACCGCGAGGTCGTCGGCTTCGACGAGATCTCCGAGACGATGAAGACGGCGATCGTGGCGATCGAGGACTTCCGCTTCTACGAGCACGGGGCGATCGACATCGAGGGCACGCTGCGCGCGCTGGCCACGAACCTGCAGTCGGGCCGGGTCAGCCAGGGCGGGTCCAGCATCACCCAGCAGTACGTCAAGCAGGTGCTGCTCAACTCGGCCGACACGCAGGCGGAGCGGAACGCGGCCGTGGAGGCGAGCTACGCGCGCAAGCTCAACGAGCTGCGGTACGCGATGGGCATCGAGGAGAAGTACACCAAGGACGAGATTCTCGCCAAATATCTGAACATCGCGTACTTCGGCGCCAGCGCTTACGGCGTGGAGGCGGCGGCCAGGCGCTTCTTCGGCGTCTCCGCGGCCGACCTGACGCTCCCCCAGGCCGCCACGCTGGCCGGCGCCGTCCAGGACCCGAACGCCACGGACCCGAACCTGGGCAAGCAGCAGCGCCGGCGCCTGCTCGACCGCCGCGACGTCGTCCTGGACCGGATGGCCGAGCTGGGCAAGATCACCGCCGCCGAGGCGGCCGAGGCCAAGGCCACCAAGCTCGGCTACAAGGGCACCCGCATCCCGGGCGGCTGCGAGAGCAGCAAGCACCCGTACTTCTGCCTCTACGTGCGCCACGAGATCCTCGGCAACCCGGACTTCGGCCGCACCGCCGAGGCCAGGCTCGCGATGCTCAACCGCGGCGGCCTGACCATCACCACCTCCCTCGACCCGGCCATGCAGGCCGCGGCCGACCGGGCGATCAAGCGGTACGTGCACCCCTCGGACGCCCCGGTCGCCGCCCAGGCCCTGGTCGAGCCGGGCACCGGCGAGATCAAGGCGATGGCGGCCAGCCGCCGTTACGGCACGAACGCCGCCAGGAACGAGATCTCCTACAACGTCGTGGCCAACACCGAGCACGGCGGCGGCATCGGCTTCCAGCCCGGCTCCACGTTCAAGACGTTCACCCTGATCACCGCCCTGCGGCAGGGCATGAAGCTGGGCGACGGCATCGCGGCGGGCGCGGGTTACCGGGCGCCCGCGTACTCCACGTTCAAGACCTGCAAGGGCCAGAACGTCGGCGACCCCACCCACACCGTCACCAACGACGAGGGCTCGCCCGGCTGGAAGACGCTCAGAACCGGCACGTGGGACTCGGTGAACACGTTCTTCATGGAGCTGGAGGAACGGGTCGGCCTGTGCGAGACCGTCCAGACGGCCAAGTCCCTCGGGATCCGGCGCGCGGACGGCAAGAAGCTGCAGGAGTACGAGACGTTCACGCTCGGCATCAACGAGTCCGACCCGGTGACGGTCGCCACCGCGTACGCGGCGATCGCCGCCCGCGGCCGGTACTGCGCCCCGCTGGCCATCACCCGCATCACCGACCGCGACGGCCGGACCACCCGCTACCGCCAGAAGTGCCACCAGTCCCTCGACCCGGCCATCGCCGACGCCACGGCCGAGGTCCTGTCGGGCGTCTTCACCGAGGGCACGATGAGCGGCGTCGGCGGCCTCGACCGCGACGCCGCCGGCAAGACGGGCACCACGGACGACTACGCCTCGGCCTGGTTCGCCGGCTTCACCCCCGACCTGGCGTCCGCCGTCAGCCTCGGCGACCCGCGCGGCTCCCAGCAGCACAAGCTGACGGGGGTCACCATCGGCGGGCGGTACTACGGGGCGGTCCAGGGGGCCAGCATCCCCGGGCCCATCTGGCGCGACACCATGGCGTCGGCGCTGCGCGGGGTGCCGGCCACGCCGTTCACGGCCATCGACGAGGGCCGGTTCGAGGGGTGCTCGGTCAGCTGCCGCCCGGCCGAGGGTCCACCGAAGGAGGACGAGGCGACTCCCGAGGTGACCCTGTCCCCCGAGTCCCCCGAGTCCCCGGATTACCCGGAGTCCCCGCAGTTCCCGGAGGACATCCTGGAGTAG
- a CDS encoding endonuclease/exonuclease/phosphatase family protein — translation MRVVTLNLWARHGSYPRRRQLLIDGLRDLDPDLVAFQESVVTDDHDQVVDLLGPAYHVVHQERGEADGTRASIASRWPPHDVRQARLDVTARVDPSEFAGWVGLTEVHVPELRPAPLLFVNHKPSFRLGHEYERELQAVRAARLIEEAVGGRDDVHVVVAGDFDAPPESAGVRFWSGLQSLEGMSVAYRDVWRWAHPNAPGHTFTPVNPLVTSGNWPLETGRRIDYLFVRCHGNGPTLRLVDCRQIFDRPVDGVWAGDHFGLVADFAALP, via the coding sequence ATGCGCGTCGTCACCCTCAACCTCTGGGCCCGCCACGGCTCCTACCCCAGGCGCAGGCAACTCCTGATCGACGGGTTGCGCGACCTGGACCCCGACCTCGTCGCCTTCCAGGAGTCCGTCGTGACGGACGACCACGATCAGGTCGTCGATCTCCTGGGCCCCGCCTACCACGTCGTCCACCAGGAACGCGGCGAAGCCGACGGCACCCGGGCCTCGATCGCCAGCCGCTGGCCCCCGCACGACGTCCGGCAGGCCAGGCTGGACGTCACCGCCCGGGTGGATCCGTCGGAGTTCGCCGGGTGGGTCGGGCTCACGGAGGTGCACGTCCCCGAGCTGCGGCCGGCGCCCCTGCTGTTCGTCAACCACAAGCCCTCCTTCCGTCTCGGCCACGAGTACGAGCGCGAGCTGCAGGCCGTACGGGCGGCCAGGCTGATCGAGGAGGCCGTCGGGGGCCGGGACGACGTGCACGTGGTGGTGGCCGGGGACTTCGACGCGCCGCCCGAGTCCGCCGGCGTCCGGTTCTGGAGCGGGCTGCAGTCCCTGGAGGGGATGAGCGTGGCCTATCGCGACGTGTGGCGGTGGGCGCACCCGAACGCGCCCGGGCACACGTTCACGCCGGTCAATCCACTGGTGACGAGCGGGAACTGGCCGCTGGAGACGGGCCGGCGCATCGACTACCTGTTTGTACGGTGCCACGGCAACGGGCCGACGCTGCGGCTGGTGGACTGCCGGCAGATCTTCGACCGGCCGGTGGACGGCGTCTGGGCCGGCGACCACTTCGGCCTCGTCGCGGACTTCGCGGCGCTGCCGTAG